Proteins from a genomic interval of Dermacentor variabilis isolate Ectoservices chromosome 8, ASM5094787v1, whole genome shotgun sequence:
- the LOC142589553 gene encoding TATA element modulatory factor-like — protein sequence MSWFDTVGIANLAKSALNSAQKRIDRALDIQPDEASGFSLPNDTDSFFLSFGLADDLSKSEQPTSKQPAPSHRDPRPDSRRDVADTESKLVSGWESFLEATSSAVAKPFTEASAVLLQPTRTVSTGDIVPPNMSPDTAAAVASGGRESPLNIDLPTYPPLEQSAESDGSTETLLGSSSLPGSSSPLSQSRESFLDWQGLTAKEPKDSGVIVREPEHVASSGYPAVSSAAGTSIPSAEGSLTSNQLLCTSTAASQLSSKDELSVDPKDSGILGSPKAELSNSFVGQQCDSPQHSSQIMQAHESETGPDGFLPQDLWVAVDVPQGTTDKKADRAETHGACGDVVVASVIVEAAGEIASLPEAKQMAAESGDQADGDASDTSAVKAHASTSATLKEECETQSVAGSAHSAETSSSASFVRISTEETEDSRKSSSPSGDEEGETVSSSDIEIISSVNGGSSIDQFSAVSPARHLWTIQSDSHDEKHFEGAEAAGISEDPLGLPLGGATTECLEDMSEVEGLRARLNKLQSVLDARERKVFLLSKEMAEMADSNAALQSALQKSEQQRIKDNQDTSRLTQEFTHRLARLETKLLDTARERDSLKAKLEAVQQEAVSKVSISQMDVLLKEKDEQIAELMSEGEKLSKQHLQQSTIIKKLRAKEKEMENLIKTHKERLEEQSKELDRLRRSLSAKDEQEKKHIDTIRHLTSSTQKLEREATALQESLNESTINLKDAMSNLDTAYSEIAQLQHANAEFERQAKEASLSAKMAAGEEIRRAMDQARSEALSEKSSLLQRIEELQLALAMADQRSERREEHLHASIRELQQQLQEAEARNQEITQNLSSATRPLLRQIENLQSTFSVQSASWERVERSLTDRLNESQTHATLLAERERALSDKCTDLQQRLTTLEAQNVALRREKQELASECDMLREQQSSLEEYERRESNLRATKARLEQSLKTLRTEKDALSAQLSTLQEELSSEHNKNALLQEQLRAEREKRLENSNTPSPTASHYSSVSDTFNCNPLPDDLSMANSTFSVGPASRHTSLYESLRGVGGSSLIESLQAQLKMREGEVGHLQAQIGQLERCRESLSRELTLLSAKQELWDQEHEELRELRVRFEDVNQKYNTLLQMYGEKVEEAEELRLDLEDIKSMYKAQINELINAK from the exons ACACGGATTCCTTCTTCCTGTCATTTGGCCTGGCCGACGATCTGTCGAAATCTGAGCAGCCAACATCCAAGCAGCCAGCGCCATCTCATCGTGATCCAAGGCCTGATAGCCGACGAGATGTCGCTGACACAGAGTCGAAACTGGTGTCGGGCTGGGAGTCCTTCCTGGAGGCCACCTCATCTGCGGTGGCCAAGCCATTCACAGAGGCTTCGGCGGTCCTCTTGCAACCAACCAGAACTGTGTCAACAGGTGACATAG TACCGCCAAACATGTCACCTGACACAGCAGCAGCTGTTGCAAGTGGAGGGAGGGAAAGCCCACTGAACATCGACTTGCCAACGTACCCACCCTTGGAACAGTCTGCAGAGTCTGACGGTTCGACCGAGACACTGCTGGGATCATCATCACTTCCTGGAAGCTCTTCGCCGCTGAGTCAAAGCAGAGAGTCATTCTTGGATTGGCAAGGATTGACCGCCAAAGAGCCAAAAGATAGTGGTGTTATCGTGCGTGAGCCGGAACATGTTGCTAGCTCTGGATACCCAGCTGTGTCGTCTGCTGCCGGGACTAGCATTCCATCTGCAGAGGGCAGCTTGACATCCAATCAGCTATTGTGTACATCAACAGCTGCTAGCCAATTGTCATCAAAGGACGAGTTGTCAGTAGATCCGAAGGATTCCGGGATATTAGGTTCACCAAAGGCCGAGTTGTCGAACAGCTTTGTTGGGCAACAGTGCGACTCTCCTCAACATTCAAGCCAAATCATGCAAGCGCACGAATCCGAGACGGGGCCAGATGGCTTTCTGCCCCAGGACTTGTGGGTGGCTGTTGATGTTCCACAAGGCACCACTGATAAAAAAGCAGACCGTGCTGAAACGCATGGTGCTTGTGGTGATGTTGTTGTCGCATCTGTGATTGTTGAAGCAGCTGGTGAGATTGCCTCTCTCCCTGAAGCAAAGCAGATGGCAGCGGAGTCCGGTGATCAAGCAGACGGTGACGCTAGTGACACTTCAGCAGTGAAAGCGCATGCCTCTACCAGCGCCACTCTGAAGGAAGAGTGTGAAACACAGTCAGTGGCCGGGAGTGCACACTCTGCAGAGACAAGTTCATCTGCTTCGTTTGTGAGAATTTCAACAGAAGAGACGGAAGACTCGCGGAAGTCGAGCAGCCCATCCGGTGATGAAGAAGGGGAAACAGTCTCTTCATCAGACATTGAGATCATCTCATCGGTTAACGGTGGGTCAAGCATCGACCAGTTTAGTGCGGTTTCACCAGCAAGGCACCTGTGGACCATACAGTCAGACAGTCATGATGAGAAACACTTTGAGGGAGCTGAAGCAGCTGGGATATCTGAGGACCCGCTAGGCCTCCCTTTAG GTGGTGCTACTACTGAATGTTTAGAAGATATGTCTGAAGTAGAAGGCCTTAGAGCA CGACTGAACAAGCTACAGAGCGTCCTGGATGCCAGAGAGCGCAAGGTCTTTCTGCTCAGCAAGGAGATGGCTGAAATGGCGGATAGCAATGCTGCGCTACAGAG TGCATTGCAGAAATCTGAGCAGCAGCGGATCAAGGACAATCAGGACACATCGAGGCTGACACAAGAGTTCACTCACCGCCTCGCCCGCCTGGAAACGAAGCTTTTGGACACAGCTAGG GAAAGAGATTCTCTGAAGGCTAAACTCGAGGCTGTCCAACAGGAGGCTGTGTCCAA AGTGAGCATTTCCCAGATGGATGTTCTACTCAAGGAGAAGGATGAACAGATTGCTGAGCTCATGTCAGaag GAGAGAAGTTGTCTAAGCAGCATCTGCAGCAGTCAACAATCATCAAGAAACTGCGGGCCAAGGAAAAGGAGATGGAGAACCTCATCAAGACTCACAA GGAGCGCCTAGAAGAGCAGAGCAAAGAACTTGACCGGCTTCGACGGTCGCTCAGTGCCAAAGATGAACAGGAGAAGAAGCACATTG ACACAATACGGCACTTGACGTCATCAACACAAAAGCTGGAGCGAGAAGCAACAGCACTTCAG GAATCCCTTAATGAATCAACCATCAACTTGAAGGACGCCATGAGCAATCTTGACACTGCGTACAG TGAGATAGCTCAGTTGCAGCATGCCAATGCCGAGTTTGAGAGGCAAGCAAAGGAGGCATCCCTAAGTGCCAAGATGGCTGCTGGTGAAGAAATTCGCAG GGCCATGGACCAGGCACGTTCCGAGGCATTGTCTGAGAAGTCGTCCCTGCTCCAACGTATTGAAGAGCTGCAGCTTGCCCTGGCCATGGCAGACCAGCGCAGTGAACGGCGGGAGGAACATCTGCACGCCAGCATCCGGGAGTTGCAGCAG CAACTCCAAGAAGCCGAGGCACGGAACCAGGAGATCACGCAAAACCTCTCGTCTG CCACAAGGCCCCTCCTTCGTCAGATTGAGAATCTCCAATCAACATTCAGCGTGCAATCTGCTTCCTGGGAGAGGGTGGAACGGAGCCTCACTGATAGGCTGA ACGAGTCCCAGACTCACGCAACACTGCTAGCCGAGCGAGAGCGTGCCCTGAGTGACAAGTGCACCGACCTACAACAGCGGCTCACGACACTTGAGGCACAAAATGTGGCACTGCGACGGGAGAAGCAGGAGCTGGCTTCTGAATGCGACATGCTTAGGGAACAGCAGAGCAGCTTGGAGGAGTATGAGCGCAG gGAAAGCAACCTCAGGGCGACAAAAGCAAGACTCGAGCAGTCTCTAAAGACCCTCAGGACTGAAAAG GATGCCTTGTCTGCACAGCTGAGCACCCTGCAAGAGGAACTCTCCAGCGAGCACAACAAGAACGCCTTGCTTCAGGAACAGCTCCGAGCAGAG CGAGAGAAGAGGCTTGAAAATTCTAACACTCCATCACCTACAGCGTCACACTACAGTTCCGTCAGTGACACCTTCAACTGCAATCCA CTGCCTGATGACTTGAGCATGGCAAACAGCACATTCAGTGTTGGACCAGCAAGTCGTCACACTTCCTTGTACGAGAGCCTCCGTGGCGTCGGTGGCAGCTCGCTCATCGAGTCACTCCAGGCACAGCTCAAGATGCGCGAAGGCGAAGTTGGTCATTTGCAG GCACAAATTGGCCAGTTGGAACGATGCAGGGAATCCTTGTCACGTGAGCTGACATTGCTGTCAGCCAAGCAAGAGCTTTGGGACCAGGAGCACGAGGAGCTGCGTGAACTCAGGGTTCGTTTTGAG GATGTGAACCAGAAGTACAACACGCTGCTCCAGATGTATGGCGAGAAAGTCGAGGAAGCAGAAGAGCTGCGTCTCGACCTGGAAGACATCAAGTCCATGTACAAGGCTCAG ATAAATGAGCTCATCAATGCCAAATAG